One Cervus canadensis isolate Bull #8, Minnesota chromosome 31, ASM1932006v1, whole genome shotgun sequence genomic region harbors:
- the ING2 gene encoding inhibitor of growth protein 2, giving the protein MLGQQQQQQLYSSAALLTGERSRLLTCYVQDYLECVESLPHDMQRNVSVLRELDNKYQETLKEIDDVYEKYKKEDDSNQKKRLQQHLQRALINSQELGDEKIQIVTQMLELVENRARQMELHSQCFQDPAESERAADKAKMDSSQPERSSRRPRRQRTSESRDLCHMTNGIEDCDDQPPKEKKSKSAKKKKRSKAKQEREASPVEFAIDPNEPTYCLCNQVSYGEMIGCDNEQCPIEWFHFSCVSLTYKPKGKWYCPKCRGDNEKTMDKSTEKTKKERRSR; this is encoded by the exons ATGttagggcagcagcagcagcagcaactctaCTCGTCGGCCGCGCTCCTGACCGGCGAGCGGAGCCGGCTTCTCACCTGCTACGTGCAGGACTACCTCGAGTGTGTGGAGTCGCTGCCCCACGACATGCAGAGGAACGTGTCCGTGCTGCGGGAGCTGGACAACAAATATCAAG aaACATTAAAGGAAATTGATGATGtctatgaaaaatacaagaaagaagATGATTCAAACCAGAAAAAACGCCTCCAGCAGCATCTCCAGAGGGCATTAATCAATAGTCAAGAACTGGGAGATGAAAAAATTCAGATTGTCACACAGATGCTCGAATTGGTGGAAAACCGGGCAAGGCAAATGGAGCTACACTCCCAGTGTTTTCAAGATCCTGCCGAAAGTGAGCGAGCTGCGGATAAAGCGAAGATGGATTCCAGCCAACCTGAACGATCTTCGAGAAGGCCCCGCCGGCAGCGGACCAGTGAAAGCCGAGACCTGTGTCACATGACGAACGGGATTGAGGACTGTGACGATCAGccccccaaagaaaagaaatccaagtccgccaagaaaaagaaacgctcCAAGGCCAAGCAGGAAAGAGAAGCTTCCCCCGTCGAGTTTGCAATAGATCCCAACGAACCTACATACTGTTTATGTAACCAAGTGTCTTACGGGGAAATGATCGGATGTGACAATGAACAGTGTCCAATCGAATGGTTTCACTTCTCGTGTGTTTCACTTACCTACAAACCAAAGGGGAAATGGTATTGCCCAAAGTGCAGGGGAGATAATGAGAAAACGATGGACAAAAGtactgaaaagacaaaaaaggaaagaagatcgAGGTAG